The sequence GAATGTTCTCCTAGTCCGTCCTGAGTGCAGTGACCAAATAAATCTAGACCTTTCCTGCACTGCTTTCAGCCTCCGCTGAAGGTGGGATTCTTCAGAAGGGGACCCCAGAGTTGACAAAGCTTGGGATGGTGTGAAGGCCCTGGTCCAGGCGGTCCTTGAGCCGCTGCACTCAGTGCCTGCTTGACGGGTGCTGTCCCAGTCCTCATGCGGAGGATCGTTATCTCAAACTTAAGCTATATCTGAAAACCTTAAGGTCTTAAGATCGGAGTGCCCAGAGGCTGAGAGAAGTCCAGAAAACCCTCCAAACTGATGGGGAGAAAGTTGGCTCTCAAAGCCACCATTTATCCGACGGAGGAGGCTCTGAGTCAGAATACCAGACTGTTTCCCGACATCTCCAGATGTTCCTGAGGGCTGCTGACTTCACTGTCATCCCCTCCGGTTACGTCCTGCAGAGCCCGCTGGAGGACCATCTTGAGGGTCTTCTGTCGCCGTGGCCACCGCTGTCTAAAGGAGCCAACGAAGAAGTAAATGACGGGGTTGGCACAGCTGTTGACACAGGACAGGACAAGCGCAACCAGATAAAGATGCCAGAGGATGACATGAGACCTCGTCTGAATCCAAAATAAGAGGAACCAGTGAATGCCAAAGGGCAGGCCGCAGAGGAGGAAGGCCAGTACCGTAAGGACCACGGTCACGTACAGCCTGGTCAGCGGCACCCGCTGGGAGCTGCACAGCAGTCTGGTCAGCAGGGCCAGGCTGGAGCCAGAGAGAAGCACAAATAAGAAGATGAGCCAGGTGGCGGTGATGAAGTCAAATGCCCGACACCAACCATAGTCCAAATCCAGAAACAGGAAGCCACAGTACTGCCCCTCCAGGATGCTGAGCAGCAGAGACAGGGCCCAGAGCAGGGCGCACATCACAGCTGACGTGTGTTTTGGGCGGTGGCAGCGGTACCAGATGGGACACAGGGCCGACAGGCAGCGCTCCAGGCTAATGGCACTGAGAATGCTCAGGCTCGCGATGTAGGCGAAGGTCCACACGGTGGTGAAGAAGCTGGGGATCGCGAGGGGCGTGGAGTGGAAGTTGACGAGTTGCTCCAGGGAATATACGGTCTGgaaggagaggtagaggaagTCGGCTCCTGCCAGGTTGAGGATGTAGACGGAGAAGGCGTTCCTCCGCATGCGGAAGCCCAGGAACCAGAGCACGATCACGTTTCCTGCCAGCCCACCTAGGGCAAATGTGAGGCTCAGCGAGGCCGTGATCACGGTCTGCACGTTGGGGGTTTGCAGAAAGGGCTGGTCACTTGCATTCTTTGGCGTGAAGGTGCTTTCCCAGGCTGGGCCCGTGGGATCGATGCTCAGAAACCCCCCACTGGTATTCCTGGGAACACAAAAGAGACTTGAGCACCGGCTGTGTGCTCACTGATTCTCAGGGCCACCCTGCTACGTGGGGGATTACCGTGTCCACGttacagaggagggaaaaggaggcttgCAGAGACTAAGATACTTGCCGAACACCACACTGCTTTGCAGTTCTGGAACCTGGAGTCAGACCTTCTACTGACATGGGGATATTCTAGGGTTCAAACACTTCTTAACCTCCCAGACCATGTCAGAtctgcaggaggcaggaggagaaaagTCTGGACAGGTTATGTGTGGTGACGACGGGACTCTGAGCTCTGCATTCCTTCTGCCTGGGACTGAGATTTTCCTTTTAGGGGCCAGGAAGTTGGAAGACCCAGGCCAAGACCTATGGACAATCTCAGTGACTGAAGGTGGTCCATCCACTAGAAAAGCGATCATGAGTTAGGGTTATGAAGAGAATGTGACCTTTTGCAATGACAGGTATGAGTATGGCTAACCGTCTTGGCCAGAAATGGCCCAGCAAGTCAGCTTTATGAGGACAGGAAATACTTTCCTCCTGTCCATTAGTGTGTCCCCAGTGCCCTGCTCTGTTGCAGGGGAGACACTCTAAGTCACTCTTACAATGGATTTCTTCCTAGAGCAGtcaaaaatcataaatttaaaatacttataaaatatttgtgtacccgacctttaaaaaaacaaacaaaaaacccttcaCAAAACTATGTTCCATTCtcaaggcatttatttatttatttatttatttatttatttatttatttatgagagagagagagagagagagagagcgagcaccagcagaggggagaggcagagggagaagcagactccctactaagcagggagcctgaagcagggctctatcccaggaccctgagatcatgacctgagcagaggcagacacttactaactgagccacccgggcgcccccatTCTCAAGGCATTTATGATGATAATGAGAGATCATTCTGAAGTGACACCAGATCCGTGCAGAGGGTCAAATGAACTTCCTGAGGAGTACCATGAGAAATTGATcca is a genomic window of Canis lupus familiaris isolate Mischka breed German Shepherd chromosome 21, alternate assembly UU_Cfam_GSD_1.0, whole genome shotgun sequence containing:
- the MRGPRX2 gene encoding LOW QUALITY PROTEIN: mas-related G-protein coupled receptor member X2 (The sequence of the model RefSeq protein was modified relative to this genomic sequence to represent the inferred CDS: deleted 1 base in 1 codon), coding for MRRAAFPSAVPSLEDKKPVKSAVSCCPAGSNYSGSGVHGTPPLSHHKAAILLTLQSQSSSPGGDEARDCRCSSLFCVPRNTSGGFLSIDPTGPAWESTFTPKNASDQPFLQTPNVQTVITASLSLTFALGGLAGNVIVLWFLGFRMRRNAFSVYILNLAGADFLYLSFQTVYSLEQLVNFHSTPLAIPSFFTTVWTFAYIASLSILSAISLERCLSALCPIWYRCHRPKHTSAVMCALLWALSLLLSILEGQYCGFLFLDLDYGWCRAFDFITATWLIFLFVLLSGSSLALLTRLLCSSQRVPLTRLYVTVVLTVLAFLLCGLPFGIHWFLLFWIQTRSHVILWHLYLVALVLSCVNSCANPVIYFFVGSFRQRWPRRQKTLKMVLQRALQDVTGGDDSEVSSPQEHLEMSGNSLVF